From Daucus carota subsp. sativus chromosome 6, DH1 v3.0, whole genome shotgun sequence, the proteins below share one genomic window:
- the LOC108227343 gene encoding formin-like protein 20 isoform X1 yields the protein MALFRRFFYRKPPDRLLEISERVYVFDCCFSTNVLKEDEYKLYMGGIVAQLQDYYQDASFMVFNFREGETRSQVSDLLSQYDMTVMEYPREYEGCPLLSLEMIHHFLRSSESWLSLEGQQNVLLMHCERGGWPVLAFMLAGLLLYRKQYTGEQKTLEMVYKQAPKELIHLLSPVNPQPSQLRYLQYISQRSLGSGWPPSDTPLALDCIILRVLPLFGGGKGCRPVVRVYGQDPSSTTANRSSKLLFSTLKTAKRARFYSQEECVLVKLDFHRQVQGDVIIECIHLEDDLVSEELIFRAMFHTAFIRSNVLMLNRDEVDVLWDVKVQFPKDFKAEVLFSDVNAVSIFTRDVSGEDGNETEGASPEEFFEVEEIFSSIDTQVGKGDLGTHIAEDNNVSQRSKSSDDNDSIVWKEDLEPHAFLDCASDDGTPRQDGNRSFNDRTDNKVDEMYSAEFVPDMSITTETKTVTGDMLRSTETEIKLTDIRGTSDNKENEHERKDGPTKMLERQGSHQKISVRVAAGARSITDAMKNEQEGKANPVEMLERQISQRKLSADVPRHNYDSSNPTVTKKVSSLSSKQVADSGSTKQTIKQQDTQGSIPKQAKPNKISRWIPSNKGPYTNSMHVAYPPTRYNSAPPMLALAKDTHLKGNTKARTSDLMSSSESTIFEVDAQTTGDSLLAKATSSPVLESSPVGVVPPAPPLLTLSANIRGTGAQLNCQPPPPPPPPPPPPPLSRAPPPPPPPPFSRASPPPPPPPPPPFSRASPPPPSAFSRVSPPPPPPPPPPPFSRESLNLPQIHMSESLPPPPPPPPPFSRAPHPPPPPPPPLARAPPPPPPLPAARNPPPPPPPPPPPMHGSLPPPMRAAPSPPPPPPPPMRGAPSPPPPPPPPMRGAPSPPPPPMRGAPSPPPPPPPPMRGAPSPPPPPPPPMRGAPSPPPPPMRGPPPPPAPPPPMRGGPPPAPPPPMRGGPPPPPPPLRGGPPPPPPPAFPGRSPTPPSANGGPPPPPPPQKGPPPPPPPGARGPPPPPGPPRPPGGGPPPPPSFGAKGPAADGRGLTAGRGRGLPRPGGMPALAPRRSTLKPLHWSKVTRALQGSLWEELQRNGDLQGSPEFDVSEIESLFSATLPKSSRTGGKSDDRRKSLGSKPDKVHLVDLRRANNTEIMLTKVKMPLPDMMAAALAMDESILDADQVENLIKFCPVKEEMELLKNYTGDKENLGKCEQFFLELMKVPRVESKLRVFLFKIQFNCQISDFTKSLKSVLAACDEVRNSFKLKEIMKKILYLGNTLNQGTARGSAVGFKLDSLLKLADTRATNNKMTLMHYLCKVLASKSPALLDFHKDLLSLEPASKIQLKSLAEEMQAIIKGLEKVKQELSASANDGPVSEVFHKTLKEFVGVAETEVASLTNLYSVVGRNADALALYFGEDPARCPFEQVTATLLNFVRLFKKAHEENCKQAELEKKKAQKEIEMEKAKGINLTKKAAK from the exons TTCTATCGCAAACCGCCGGACCGGCTTCTCGAGATCTCTGAAAGAGTTTACG TGTTTGATTGCTGCTTCTCAACTAATGTGTTGAAAGAagatgaatataaattatatatgggTGGCATTGTAGCTCAGCTACAGGATTACTACCAGGATGCTTCTTTTATGGTTTTTAACTTTAGAGAAGGGGAAACTAGGAGCCAAGTTTCAGATTTGTTGTCTCAGTATGATATGACAGTCATGGAGTATCCTCGAGAATATGAGGGATGTCCACTTTTATCGTTAGAAATGATTCATCACTTCTTGCGATCTAGTGAGAGCTGGTTATCTTTGGAAGGCCAACAAAATGTGCTGTTAATGCACTGTGAAAGAGGAGGTTGGCCTGTGCTTGCTTTTATGCTTGCAGGCCTGCTTTTATATCGTAAACAGTACACTGGTGAGCAGAAGACCCTTGAAATGGTGTACAAACAAGCTCCAAAAGAACTTATTCATCTCTTGTCTCCTGTAAATCCACAGCCTTCGCAACTTAGATACCTTCAGTACATTTCCCAGAGAAGTTTGGGTTCCGGTTGGCCACCTTCAGATACACCTCTTGCCTTGGATTGCATTATTCTTAGAGTTCTCCCTTTGTTTGGTGGGGGTAAAGGTTGCAGACCAGTAGTTCGTGTTTATGGGCAGGATCCGTCTTCGACAACAGCCAATAGAAGTTCTAAGctcttgttttcaactttaaaaacAGCAAAGCGTGCTCGATTCTACTCGCAG GAAGAGTGTGTCCTAGTCAAACTAGATTTTCATCGCCAAGTTCAAGGCGATGTTATCATTGAGTGCATTCATTTAGAGGATGATTTGGTAAGTGAAGAATTGATTTTCAGAGCCATGTTCCACACAGCATTTATCCGGTCAAACGTATTGATGTTGAACCGTGATGAAGTTGATGTTCTGTGGGATGTGAAGGTCCAGTTCCCAAAAGACTTTAAGGCTGAG GTACTCTTTTCGGATGTCAATGCTGTATCAATCTTCACCAGAGATGTGTCAGGCGAAGATGGGAATGAGACGGAAGGTGCTTCACCTGAAGAGTTCTTTGAGGTAGAAGAGATATTTAGCAGTATTGACACACAAGTTGGGAAGGGTGACCTTGGCACTCATATAGCTGAAGATAATAATGTTAGTCAAAGAAGTAAATCAAGTGATGACAATGATTCAATAGTTTGGAAAGAAGATCTAGAACCTCACGCATTTCTAGACTGTGCATCAGACGATGGCACTCCAAGGCAGGATGGAAATCGTAGCTTTAATGATAGAACTGATAATAAGGTTGATGAGATGTACTCTGCTGAATTTGTCCCTGACATGTCCATTACTACTGAAACTAAGACAGTGACGGGTGATATGTTAAGGTCTACAGAAACCGAGATAAAGCTTACTGATATCCGCGGCACCTCAGATAACAAAGAAAATGAACATGAAAGGAAGGACGGTCCTACGAAGATGCTTGAAAGACAGGGTTCACATCAAAAGATTAGTGTGAGGGTGGCTGCTGGTGCTCGCAGCATAACTGATGCAATGAAGAATGAACAGGAAGGGAAAGCCAATCCTGTTGAGATGCTAGAAAGGCAAATTTCACAAAGGAAGTTGAGCGCTGATGTTCCAAGACATAACTATGATTCTTCCAACCCAACTGTAACAAAGAAAGTGTCATCCTTAAGTTCAAAACAAGTTGCAGATTCAGGGAGTACTAAACAGACGATCAAACAGCAGGATACTCAAGGCAGTATTCCAAAGCAGGCTAAGCCAAATAAAATATCTAGGTGGATTCCTTCTAACAAAGGTCCTTACACGAATTCAATGCACGTGGCGTATCCACCAACAAGGTACAATAGTGCACCCCCCATGCTAGCTCTAGCGAAGGATACTCATTTAAAAGGCAATACAAAGGCTCGTACTTCAGACCTGATGAGTAGCTCTGAATCAACAATTTTTGAAGTTGATGCCCAGACAACTGGAGATAGTCTACTGGCAAAGGCCACTTCTTCCCCAGTTTTAGAGTCCTCGCCAGTAGGTGTGGTTCCACCGGCTCCGCCCCTGCTTACTTTATCTGCAAACATAAGGGGAACTGGAGCTCAGTTAAACTGTCAACCACCTCCTCCACCGCCGCCgccaccacctccacctccgtTATCAAGAGCTCCACCTCCACCACCCCCACCTCCTTTTTCACGAGCTTCACCTCCGCCTCCGCCTCCACCCCCACCTCCTTTTTCACGAGCCTCACCTCCACCCCCATCTGCTTTTTCTCGAGTGtcacctccacctcctccacccccacccccacctCCTTTTTCTCGAGAATCACTCAATCTACCCCAGATTCATATGTCCGAGAGTTTACCCCCACCACCTCCTCCCCCACCTCCTTTTTCTAGAGCTCCACATCCGCCTCCGCCTCCGCCACCTCCTTTAGCTCGAGCTCCGCCTCCGCCACCACCACTGCCTGCTGCTCGAAATCCACCCCCTCCTCCACCACCGCCACCTCCTCCAATGCATGGATCCTTACCTCCGCCTATGCGTGCAGCCCCATCTCCACCGCCTCCACCCCCTCCGCCTATGCGTGGAGCCCCATCTCCCCCGCCTCCACCCCCTCCGCCTATGCGTGGagccccatctccacctcctcCACCTATGCGTGGAGCCCCATCTCCACCACCTCCGCCTCCTCCGCCTATGCGTGGAGCCCCATCTCCCCCgcctccacctcctccacctATGCGTGGAGCCCCATCTCCACCGCCTCCTCCAATGCGCGGACCACCTCCTCCTCCGGCACCTCCTCCTCCAATGCGTGGAGGGCCACCTCCAGCACCTCCTCCTCCGATGCGTGGAGGACCACCACCGCCTCCACCTCCATTGCGTGGAGGACCGCCTCCACCACCTCCTCCTGCTTTTCCTGGTCGTTCACCAACACCTCCTTCAGCAAATGGAGGCCCCCCACCACCACCTCCCCCGCAAAAAGGGCCACCTCCACCACCTCCTCCTGGAGCACGTGGACCTCCTCCACCTCCTGGACCACCTAGACCTCCAGGTGGTGGCCCTCCTCCCCCTCCATCATTTGGTGCAAAAGGACCAGCAGCTGATGGTCGAGGCTTGACTGCTGGAAGAGGACGTGGGCTCCCCCGTCCAGGAGGCATGCCTGCTCTAGCACCTCGAAGATCTACCTTAAAACCTCTGCACTGGAGCAAGGTGACCCGGGCACTGCAAGGGAGCTTATGGGAAGAACTGCAAAGGAATGGTGATCTTCAGGG tTCACCAGAATTTGATGTGTCAGAAATAGAGTCCCTTTTTTCTGCCACACTCCCAAAGTCGAGCAGGACAGGTGGCAAGTCAGATGACAGGCGGAAGTCTCTTGGATCTAAACCTGACAAAGTTCACCTG GTTGATCTGAGGCGTGCAAACAACACTGAAATAATGCTCACAAAGGTCAAAATGCCACTTCCCGACATGATG GCTGCAGCTTTAGCAATGGATGAATCAATTTTAGATGCTGATCAAGTAGaaaatcttataaaattttGTCCAGTGAAAGAAGAGATGGAACTGCTCAAG AATTACACAGGTGACAAGGAGAATCTGGGAAAGTGTGAACAG TTTTTCTTGGAGCTGATGAAGGTCCCACGAGTGGAATCGAAATTAagggtttttcttttcaaaattcaGTTTAATTGCCAG ATTTCAGATTTCACGAAGAGTTTAAAATCTGTTCTTGCTGCCTGTGACGAG GTTCGGAATTCTTTCAAGTTAAAGGAAATtatgaagaaaattttatatttggggAATACATTAAATCAAGGAACTGCCAGGG GTTCTGCAGTAGGATTCAAATTAGACAGTCTATTGAAACTTGCCGATACCCGTGCCACCAACAACAAGATGACATTAATGCATTATCTTTGCAAG GTTCTTGCTTCAAAGTCCCCGGCTCTCCTAGACTTTCACAAGGATCTCTTAAGCCTTGAACCTGCATCGAAG ATACAATTAAAGTCTTTAGCAGAGGAAATGCAAGCTATTATCAAGGGATTAGAAAAAGTGAAGCAGGAGTTAAGTGCATCCGCGAATGATGGCCCTGTATCAGAAGTTTTTCATAAG ACACTGAAGGAATTTGTCGGGGTTGCTGAAACAGAGGTTGCTTCTTTAACAAACTTGTATTCTGTGGTG GGTAGGAATGCAGATGCACTGGCACTTTATTTTGGCGAGGACCCGGCACGGTGTCCGTTTGAACAAG TTACTGCAACACTTTTAAACTTTGTGAGGTTGTTCAAGAAAGCTCATGAGGAGAACTGTAAACAGGCTGAACTCGAGAAGAAGAAAGCTCAAAAGGAGATTGAAATGGAGAAGGCGAAGGGGATTAATCTAACAAAGAAGGCTGCAAAGTAG
- the LOC108227343 gene encoding formin-like protein 20 isoform X2 has translation MALFRRFFYRKPPDRLLEISERVYVFDCCFSTNVLKEDEYKLYMGGIVAQLQDYYQDASFMVFNFREGETRSQVSDLLSQYDMTVMEYPREYEGCPLLSLEMIHHFLRSSESWLSLEGQQNVLLMHCERGGWPVLAFMLAGLLLYRKQYTGEQKTLEMVYKQAPKELIHLLSPVNPQPSQLRYLQYISQRSLGSGWPPSDTPLALDCIILRVLPLFGGGKGCRPVVRVYGQDPSSTTANRSSKLLFSTLKTAKRARFYSQEECVLVKLDFHRQVQGDVIIECIHLEDDLVSEELIFRAMFHTAFIRSNVLMLNRDEVDVLWDVKVQFPKDFKAEVLFSDVNAVSIFTRDVSGEDGNETEGASPEEFFEVEEIFSSIDTQVGKGDLGTHIAEDNNVSQRSKSSDDNDSIVWKEDLEPHAFLDCASDDGTPRQDGNRSFNDRTDNKVDEMYSAEFVPDMSITTETKTVTGDMLRSTETEIKLTDIRGTSDNKENEHERKDGPTKMLERQGSHQKISVRVAAGARSITDAMKNEQEGKANPVEMLERQISQRKLSADVPRHNYDSSNPTVTKKVSSLSSKQVADSGSTKQTIKQQDTQGSIPKQAKPNKISRWIPSNKGPYTNSMHVAYPPTRYNSAPPMLALAKDTHLKGNTKARTSDLMSSSESTIFEVDAQTTGDSLLAKATSSPVLESSPVGVVPPAPPLLTLSANIRGTGAQLNCQPPPPPPPPPPPPPLSRAPPPPPPPPFSRASPPPPPPPPPPFSRASPPPPSAFSRVSPPPPPPPPPPPFSRESLNLPQIHMSESLPPPPPPPPPFSRAPHPPPPPPPPLARAPPPPPPLPAARNPPPPPPPPPPPMHGSLPPPMRAAPSPPPPPPPPMRGAPSPPPPPPPPMRGAPSPPPPPMRGAPSPPPPPPPPMRGAPSPPPPPPPPMRGAPSPPPPPMRGPPPPPAPPPPMRGGPPPAPPPPMRGGPPPPPPPLRGGPPPPPPPAFPGRSPTPPSANGGPPPPPPPQKGPPPPPPPGARGPPPPPGPPRPPGGGPPPPPSFGAKGPAADGRGLTAGRGRGLPRPGGMPALAPRRSTLKPLHWSKVTRALQGSLWEELQRNGDLQGSPEFDVSEIESLFSATLPKSSRTGGKSDDRRKSLGSKPDKVHLVDLRRANNTEIMLTKVKMPLPDMMAAALAMDESILDADQVENLIKFCPVKEEMELLKNYTGDKENLGKCEQFFLELMKVPRVESKLRVFLFKIQFNCQISDFTKSLKSVLAACDEVRNSFKLKEIMKKILYLGNTLNQGTARGSAVGFKLDSLLKLADTRATNNKMTLMHYLCKVLASKSPALLDFHKDLLSLEPASKIQLKSLAEEMQAIIKGLEKVKQELSASANDGPVSEVFHKTLKEFVGVAETEVASLTNLYSVVECRCTGTLFWRGPGTVSV, from the exons TTCTATCGCAAACCGCCGGACCGGCTTCTCGAGATCTCTGAAAGAGTTTACG TGTTTGATTGCTGCTTCTCAACTAATGTGTTGAAAGAagatgaatataaattatatatgggTGGCATTGTAGCTCAGCTACAGGATTACTACCAGGATGCTTCTTTTATGGTTTTTAACTTTAGAGAAGGGGAAACTAGGAGCCAAGTTTCAGATTTGTTGTCTCAGTATGATATGACAGTCATGGAGTATCCTCGAGAATATGAGGGATGTCCACTTTTATCGTTAGAAATGATTCATCACTTCTTGCGATCTAGTGAGAGCTGGTTATCTTTGGAAGGCCAACAAAATGTGCTGTTAATGCACTGTGAAAGAGGAGGTTGGCCTGTGCTTGCTTTTATGCTTGCAGGCCTGCTTTTATATCGTAAACAGTACACTGGTGAGCAGAAGACCCTTGAAATGGTGTACAAACAAGCTCCAAAAGAACTTATTCATCTCTTGTCTCCTGTAAATCCACAGCCTTCGCAACTTAGATACCTTCAGTACATTTCCCAGAGAAGTTTGGGTTCCGGTTGGCCACCTTCAGATACACCTCTTGCCTTGGATTGCATTATTCTTAGAGTTCTCCCTTTGTTTGGTGGGGGTAAAGGTTGCAGACCAGTAGTTCGTGTTTATGGGCAGGATCCGTCTTCGACAACAGCCAATAGAAGTTCTAAGctcttgttttcaactttaaaaacAGCAAAGCGTGCTCGATTCTACTCGCAG GAAGAGTGTGTCCTAGTCAAACTAGATTTTCATCGCCAAGTTCAAGGCGATGTTATCATTGAGTGCATTCATTTAGAGGATGATTTGGTAAGTGAAGAATTGATTTTCAGAGCCATGTTCCACACAGCATTTATCCGGTCAAACGTATTGATGTTGAACCGTGATGAAGTTGATGTTCTGTGGGATGTGAAGGTCCAGTTCCCAAAAGACTTTAAGGCTGAG GTACTCTTTTCGGATGTCAATGCTGTATCAATCTTCACCAGAGATGTGTCAGGCGAAGATGGGAATGAGACGGAAGGTGCTTCACCTGAAGAGTTCTTTGAGGTAGAAGAGATATTTAGCAGTATTGACACACAAGTTGGGAAGGGTGACCTTGGCACTCATATAGCTGAAGATAATAATGTTAGTCAAAGAAGTAAATCAAGTGATGACAATGATTCAATAGTTTGGAAAGAAGATCTAGAACCTCACGCATTTCTAGACTGTGCATCAGACGATGGCACTCCAAGGCAGGATGGAAATCGTAGCTTTAATGATAGAACTGATAATAAGGTTGATGAGATGTACTCTGCTGAATTTGTCCCTGACATGTCCATTACTACTGAAACTAAGACAGTGACGGGTGATATGTTAAGGTCTACAGAAACCGAGATAAAGCTTACTGATATCCGCGGCACCTCAGATAACAAAGAAAATGAACATGAAAGGAAGGACGGTCCTACGAAGATGCTTGAAAGACAGGGTTCACATCAAAAGATTAGTGTGAGGGTGGCTGCTGGTGCTCGCAGCATAACTGATGCAATGAAGAATGAACAGGAAGGGAAAGCCAATCCTGTTGAGATGCTAGAAAGGCAAATTTCACAAAGGAAGTTGAGCGCTGATGTTCCAAGACATAACTATGATTCTTCCAACCCAACTGTAACAAAGAAAGTGTCATCCTTAAGTTCAAAACAAGTTGCAGATTCAGGGAGTACTAAACAGACGATCAAACAGCAGGATACTCAAGGCAGTATTCCAAAGCAGGCTAAGCCAAATAAAATATCTAGGTGGATTCCTTCTAACAAAGGTCCTTACACGAATTCAATGCACGTGGCGTATCCACCAACAAGGTACAATAGTGCACCCCCCATGCTAGCTCTAGCGAAGGATACTCATTTAAAAGGCAATACAAAGGCTCGTACTTCAGACCTGATGAGTAGCTCTGAATCAACAATTTTTGAAGTTGATGCCCAGACAACTGGAGATAGTCTACTGGCAAAGGCCACTTCTTCCCCAGTTTTAGAGTCCTCGCCAGTAGGTGTGGTTCCACCGGCTCCGCCCCTGCTTACTTTATCTGCAAACATAAGGGGAACTGGAGCTCAGTTAAACTGTCAACCACCTCCTCCACCGCCGCCgccaccacctccacctccgtTATCAAGAGCTCCACCTCCACCACCCCCACCTCCTTTTTCACGAGCTTCACCTCCGCCTCCGCCTCCACCCCCACCTCCTTTTTCACGAGCCTCACCTCCACCCCCATCTGCTTTTTCTCGAGTGtcacctccacctcctccacccccacccccacctCCTTTTTCTCGAGAATCACTCAATCTACCCCAGATTCATATGTCCGAGAGTTTACCCCCACCACCTCCTCCCCCACCTCCTTTTTCTAGAGCTCCACATCCGCCTCCGCCTCCGCCACCTCCTTTAGCTCGAGCTCCGCCTCCGCCACCACCACTGCCTGCTGCTCGAAATCCACCCCCTCCTCCACCACCGCCACCTCCTCCAATGCATGGATCCTTACCTCCGCCTATGCGTGCAGCCCCATCTCCACCGCCTCCACCCCCTCCGCCTATGCGTGGAGCCCCATCTCCCCCGCCTCCACCCCCTCCGCCTATGCGTGGagccccatctccacctcctcCACCTATGCGTGGAGCCCCATCTCCACCACCTCCGCCTCCTCCGCCTATGCGTGGAGCCCCATCTCCCCCgcctccacctcctccacctATGCGTGGAGCCCCATCTCCACCGCCTCCTCCAATGCGCGGACCACCTCCTCCTCCGGCACCTCCTCCTCCAATGCGTGGAGGGCCACCTCCAGCACCTCCTCCTCCGATGCGTGGAGGACCACCACCGCCTCCACCTCCATTGCGTGGAGGACCGCCTCCACCACCTCCTCCTGCTTTTCCTGGTCGTTCACCAACACCTCCTTCAGCAAATGGAGGCCCCCCACCACCACCTCCCCCGCAAAAAGGGCCACCTCCACCACCTCCTCCTGGAGCACGTGGACCTCCTCCACCTCCTGGACCACCTAGACCTCCAGGTGGTGGCCCTCCTCCCCCTCCATCATTTGGTGCAAAAGGACCAGCAGCTGATGGTCGAGGCTTGACTGCTGGAAGAGGACGTGGGCTCCCCCGTCCAGGAGGCATGCCTGCTCTAGCACCTCGAAGATCTACCTTAAAACCTCTGCACTGGAGCAAGGTGACCCGGGCACTGCAAGGGAGCTTATGGGAAGAACTGCAAAGGAATGGTGATCTTCAGGG tTCACCAGAATTTGATGTGTCAGAAATAGAGTCCCTTTTTTCTGCCACACTCCCAAAGTCGAGCAGGACAGGTGGCAAGTCAGATGACAGGCGGAAGTCTCTTGGATCTAAACCTGACAAAGTTCACCTG GTTGATCTGAGGCGTGCAAACAACACTGAAATAATGCTCACAAAGGTCAAAATGCCACTTCCCGACATGATG GCTGCAGCTTTAGCAATGGATGAATCAATTTTAGATGCTGATCAAGTAGaaaatcttataaaattttGTCCAGTGAAAGAAGAGATGGAACTGCTCAAG AATTACACAGGTGACAAGGAGAATCTGGGAAAGTGTGAACAG TTTTTCTTGGAGCTGATGAAGGTCCCACGAGTGGAATCGAAATTAagggtttttcttttcaaaattcaGTTTAATTGCCAG ATTTCAGATTTCACGAAGAGTTTAAAATCTGTTCTTGCTGCCTGTGACGAG GTTCGGAATTCTTTCAAGTTAAAGGAAATtatgaagaaaattttatatttggggAATACATTAAATCAAGGAACTGCCAGGG GTTCTGCAGTAGGATTCAAATTAGACAGTCTATTGAAACTTGCCGATACCCGTGCCACCAACAACAAGATGACATTAATGCATTATCTTTGCAAG GTTCTTGCTTCAAAGTCCCCGGCTCTCCTAGACTTTCACAAGGATCTCTTAAGCCTTGAACCTGCATCGAAG ATACAATTAAAGTCTTTAGCAGAGGAAATGCAAGCTATTATCAAGGGATTAGAAAAAGTGAAGCAGGAGTTAAGTGCATCCGCGAATGATGGCCCTGTATCAGAAGTTTTTCATAAG ACACTGAAGGAATTTGTCGGGGTTGCTGAAACAGAGGTTGCTTCTTTAACAAACTTGTATTCTGTGGTG GAATGCAGATGCACTGGCACTTTATTTTGGCGAGGACCCGGCACGGTGTCCGTTTGA